The Thioalkalivibrio thiocyanodenitrificans ARhD 1 nucleotide sequence ATTCCCGGTCGCCGGTATGGGGACCCGTTTCCTGCCCGCCACCAAGGCCAGCCCCAAGGAGATGCTCCCGGTAGTGGACAAGCCCTTGATACAGTATGCGGCGGAAGAAGCAGTGGCCGCGGGGATCGACGTGCTGGTGTTCATCACCGGCCGGACCAAGCGTTCCATCACGGACCATTTCGACAAGGCCTACGAGCTGGAAACCGAAATGGAGCAGCGGGGCAAGGAGAAGGTGCTCGATCTGGTGCGAGGGATCCTTCCGGCGCATGTTTCCTGCGTATACATCCGCCAGGCGGAGGCGCTGGGGCTGGGTCACGCGGTGGGCTGTGCCCGCCCGGTTGTGGGGGATGACCCGTTCGCGGTGATCCTGGCGGATGATCTGGTGGATGGCCAGGGCAGTGGCGGTGCCCTGAAACAGATGGTGGATATCTACGACCGGTTCGGGTGCAGCGTACTGGGCGTGGAAGAGGTGCCTCCCGACGAGACTCACAAGTACGGCGTGGTGACCCCGGAAGACATCGAACCGGATCTCTGGGCCGTCAAGGCCATTGTCGAGAAGCCCGATCCCAGGGATGCCCCGTCCAACATGGCGGTGGTGGGCCGTTACATCCTCACCCCCCGGATCTTCGATCTGCTTGAGACGACGAGCAAGGGTGCCGGCGGCGAGATCCAGCTCACCGATGCCATCGCCGCGCTGCTGAAGGAGGAGCAGGTCCTCGCCCATCGTTTCAAGGGCAAGCGCTACGACTGCGGCAGCAAGCTGGGCTATCTGCAGGCAACGGTGGAATAT carries:
- the galU gene encoding UTP--glucose-1-phosphate uridylyltransferase GalU, coding for MHKKIRKAVFPVAGMGTRFLPATKASPKEMLPVVDKPLIQYAAEEAVAAGIDVLVFITGRTKRSITDHFDKAYELETEMEQRGKEKVLDLVRGILPAHVSCVYIRQAEALGLGHAVGCARPVVGDDPFAVILADDLVDGQGSGGALKQMVDIYDRFGCSVLGVEEVPPDETHKYGVVTPEDIEPDLWAVKAIVEKPDPRDAPSNMAVVGRYILTPRIFDLLETTSKGAGGEIQLTDAIAALLKEEQVLAHRFKGKRYDCGSKLGYLQATVEYALKHPELRDDFGAYINTLCADRLTGS